The Sporosarcina sp. Marseille-Q4943 genome includes the window AGTGCCCCAGTTATGGGAAATATGCAGGACATCCAAATAAGGAGCTATTCCCATATAACGCTCAAGCGGCATCGTCAAATTCGAATTCATTTGCGTACGAATTCCGCGTTCATGTGCATATTTTAATAAAGGTAAAACATATTGTTCAATCGACTTTTTGGAGAACATCGGCTCTCCGCCTGTAATGCTGATCGTCCGTAAGTGTGGTATTTCGTCGAGTCGGGATAGAAGCAAGTCGATCGGCAATGCATCCGGATCTTTATGCTGCAACATATAGCCGACCGCGCAATGCTCGCATCGCATATTGCACAAATATGTAGTCGTGAATTCAATGCTCGATAATGTTAATTTGCCATGCTCCTGCACGTCCAAGTAAGCTTCCCACGGATCGTAAGCAGGTGACATTTTGTTTAGTGTTGCTATAGTATTCATTTCTATGACTCCCTATTAATTAATTACATTAAAATAGTATGAGCTTCATTCCTTTCTTTTGCAACTTCAAGTCTCTACAACAAAAAGACAAAAAACATCGCGAGGGCTACCCGCGATGCTTTGTCTTTGCTATTAAACTGAAACTTCTTTTACAAATCCACCATCTCTAAAAACTGCTTTGTCCGCTCGTTCGTGGAGTGGTTGAAGAATGTCTCAGGGTCGGCATCTTCAATGATGCGCCCTTCGTCCAGCATGATGATTCGGTCCGCTACTTCTTTGGCGAACTTCATTTCATGTGTGACGACGACCATCGTCATGCCGTCATTTGCGAGGTCTTGCATAACCCCAAGCACTTCGCCGACGAGCTCCGGATCGAGTGCAGACGTCGGTTCGTCGAATAATAGCGCTTTCGGTTCCATTGCGAGCGCACGCGCGATGGCGACCCGCTGCTTCTGTCCGCCCGATAATTTATTCGGATACACATCGGCCTTATCGGACAGGCCAACTTTGTCCAACAGGGCAAGCGCTAATTGCTTCGCCTTCTCCTTGTCCGCCTTCTTTACAATTAATGGCGCTTCCATAATGTTTTCAAGCACCGTCTTATGCGGAAACAGGTTGAAGTGCTGGAACACCATGCCCACTTCTGCACGGACATTCGATAAGTCGTCCTTCTTCCGGTCGATTTTCCGCCCGTCGATCAAAATGTCCCCTTCTTGCGCCTTTTCAAGGAAATTGAGGCAGCGAAGCAACGTGCTCTTACCAGATCCACTCACTCCGACGAGTACGACGACCTCGCCCGGATTTATATCAATATCGATTCCTTTCAATACTTCGAGATCGCCGAATGATTTATGGAGATTCATTGTTTTGATCATATCGTTCCCTCCTTAAGATCCATCCACATTCAGCCGGTTCTCATACAGCTTCAATAGCCATGTGAAAATGAGGACGAGAATGAGGTAGTACAGACCGACGACAAGGAACGTTTCGAACGGCATGAAGGTCGCCGCCGCTTCCCGGTTCGCTAGGCCGAACAGTTCCGTCACCCCGATGACGTAAACGAGGGACGAATCTTTCATTGTAATGATGAATTGGTTACCGAGCGGTGGAATGGCCCGACGCAAGGCTTGCGGAAAGATGATCCGGCGCATCGCTTGCGTCCGATTCATACCGAGCGCAAGGCTCGCCTCCCGCTGTCCCCGGTCAACCCCTTGGATTGCTCCGCGAAAAATTTCCGCAATGTATGCTCCGTTATGGACGCCGAGTGCAATCGCCCCCGCCCAGAAATTCGACAGGACGACGATCGACGTAATTCCATAGTACAAAAACATGATCTGTACGATGAGCGGCGTCCCGCGGATCAGCGTAATATATAAGTTTGCAATCGTTTGCAAGATTTTTGATCTTGATATTTTCATTAACGCAAAGATGATCCCGAATACGGTTCCTAACACAATGGCAATGGCAGTTATTTTCAATGTGACTAGTGCCGCTTTCAGGAAGCCTTCGTACGTGCGCATGAACACTTCGGATAACGTTATTAATAAATCTGGCACTGGTCACTCCCTCTTTCCATTACAAATCTTTTTTATTCTAGTAGTTCTGCATTTTCCAAGTCGATATCCAATAGATTCCGGCCGAACCACTTTTGCGATATTTCTTCATATGTGCCGTCATCGATCATTTCTTTCAGGGCTTTGTCAATCGCGTCACGGAGCTCTTCATTATCCTTTTTCACCGCGACCGAGGGCTGTTCGACCCATAACGGGGTGCCGACCTCTTTAATGGCAAATCCGTTATCTTTCGCTTCGAAACCGACGATATCCGACGTAATGACGGCATCCAATCGGTCTTCGACCGTCAAATCTTTTAGTGCAACAACATCGCTGCTATAGTATTGGAGATTGTCCGATAATTCCTTTGCCGGCTCTTCATATGTCGATTGCGCAATGACGCCGATCTTCTTCCCTTTCAAGTCCTCTGGTGACTTGATTTCGTTATTGTCCTCTGCGACCCAGATCATCCCACCCGAGTAATAGTAAGGTTCTGTGAATGCAGCTTGCTCGGCACGCTTTTTCGTATAGGCCATCGAACCGATGATGGCGTCATATTTATTGGCGACAAGTCCTTGAAGGATCGTTTCAAACGGGTTCGTCACCGGATTCGGCTCCAAGCCCATCCTCTCCGCGATTTCCGCTCCGATTTCCATATCAAAACCTGTCAACTCCCCGTTCTCCTCGAAGTTAAACGGCTTGTAGAGACCACTTGCCGCATATGTCAATTTGCCTTTTTCAACAAGGCGATATCCGTCATCATTTGCTTCGGTTTTGTCATTACCGCAAGCCGCCAGCACTAATGTGGCTGCAATAAGTAAGAATAATAGCGTCTTCCATTTTCCCATGTAAATAACTCCCTTTTTCCCGACAAGATGCCGTCTTTTTTTGCTTACTAACTTTCTTTCCCTATCAATTCTGTGCTAAACATCTTTTTTCGGAATTGTTTAGTTGTTAGTAAAATAGTGGCTGGTGAAAACCCGTTGTCACTGACTCGAGTGAATTTATCTACGATTGCCTAGAACACAAGAAGTTCTATCTCTCTTCCGTTTATGTAAAGAAGAAATAGGGAAATAGACAAGTTAGCAAGGCTTTCATTTATATATAAAGTGAGGTGAAGGGAGTCATGACGTTACAAGGGGACGAAGAAGAAGTTTCACGCGCAATTGTCCACGTATTGAAGGAAGGGCAAAAAGATACTTTCCTAAAAATCATAAGTGAATTAACTCCCTATGAAATATCGATGCATTACCGCGGTTTGCCGCGAAAGCGCCGAATCCTGTTTTTAGAATGGCTCTCTTTGGATCAGCTGGTAGCACTGCTCAGGTATTTGACGCGCAACGAACAGTTGCGTGTATTGAAAAAGATCGGACCCGCCCGTTCTACGGAATTATTGGAAGTCCTTAAGAGCGATGACCTCGCCTATCTCCTGTCCGATTTACCGAGCAAAGAGGTCGATCGGCTCATTGCAGAGATGAGGGATGAAGAGAAAAAATCCATTCGCAAAAAGATGAAGTATCCGAAAAGGTCAGCAGGACGGGCGATGATCAGCCAATACGTATGGGTTCATGAGTCTTATACGGTGAAAAAGACCGTTAATAAATTGAAGTATTTCAAGGACTTTGCCGATTACTTGAATTATGTGTATGTCATTGATGACGAAAAGAGATTGATCGGCGTCGCGTCGTATCGAGACCTGCTTCTGAGCAATCCCGATGACGCCATTGCAAATGTCATGACTACGGAAATCGTAAAGGTCCATGAAACGACGAAGCAAAGTGATGTCGCCAAAATGATCGGGCGGCATGATTTCTTTTCCGTGCCGGTTGTGAATGACGATGATATTCTAGTCGGTATCATTACAGCTGATGACGTCCTGGATATCGTCATGCGGGAAGCGAATGAGGATATTGAAATGTTGTTCGCGTCTGGCAAAGAGATCGACTTCCATACGCGGCCGTTCGTAGCGGCGTATAGAAGGCTACCTTGGCTCGTGTTGCTATTATTCATCGGCCTCGTCTCGGGCAGCATTATCGCTAAATTCGAAGCTACACTTGAAGCCGTTGTCGCCTTGGCATTTTTCATGCCGATGATTGCCGGGATGACCGGAAATACAGGAACGCAGTCATTGGCTGTCGTCGTCCGGGGGCTTGTCACCGAGGAGTTGACGATGAAAAAGACGCTTAGCCTCGTTTTCCGTGAGCTGCTTGTCGGTATTATGCTCGGAATCATCTGCGGTGCGGTTATTTCCGTCATCGCCTATATTTGGCAAGGCAGCTTCACGCTCGGACTCGTCGTCGGCTCATCCCTCGTCGCGACACTGATCATCGGAACGTTAGCAGGCACCATCATCCCGTTGATTTTGAGTAAATTCAAAGTCGATCCAGCGGTTGCGTCTGGACCGCTCATTACAACGATCAATGATATTTTGTCGTTATTGATTTATTTTGGAATTGCCACGATGTTCATTTCAAAATTGATGTAGAAATCGAAAAAGCAGCCCCATGTGGCTGCTTTTTTCATTGGCGGGTATATAGTAAAGTTCGATTGGTTGGTTGACGTCAGATGCGTTTCTCGGTAAGCGGGCGCATCGTTCCGTGTTGCATAAGATTCATATGCCATGAAAATGCCTTTTCGAGCACGTGTGGCGTGTGGCCGCCTCTTTCAAGTGCTTCATAGTAATATTCCCATAGCTGACTGCGGTACATCGGGTGTGCGCAATTGGCGATGATGAGCCCAACCCGTTCCCTCGGCGCTAGTCCGCGCAAATCCGCGTACCCATGCTCCGTCACGATGACATCGACGTCATGCTCCGTATGATCCACATGGGACACGAAGGGAACGATGCTCGAAATGTCGCCGTTTTTGGCAATCGATTTCGTAACGAAGATGGCAAGCCTTGCATTTCGGGCGAAATCACCTGAACCGCCGATTCCATTCATCATCTTCGTCCCTGTCACATGCGTCGAATTGACGTTGCCGTAAATGTCGAGTTCAAGCGCCGTGTTGATGGAAATCAAACCGAGGCGGCGGATGATCTCCGGATGATTCGAAATTTCCTGTGGACGCATGATCAGCTTGTCCCGATATTGCTCCAAATTGTTGAAGACCTTGTCCATTTTCTCCTGCGATAGCGTGATCGATGCGCACGAAGCCTTACGGACCTTGCCCGCGTCCATCAAATCGAATACCGCATCTTGGAGCACTTCGGAATATACTTCAAGGTCTTCGAATTCCGAGTTCAGTAAACCATGCAGCACGGCATTCGCCTGGGAACCGATTCCTGATTGAAGAGGTGCAAGACTGTTCGTCAATCTGCCAGCCTCCACTTCCGAACGCAGGAATGACAGCAAATGCTCTGCCATAATCTCCGTATCGCGGTCAGGCTGAGTAATCGTTGACGGCGAATCCAACTGATGTGTGAACACGATTCCTTTCACTCGATCAACATCGATCGGGATGCCGATCGTACCGATTCGGTCATCGACTTTCGTCAACTGAATTGGATTCCGTTCACCTTGTTTGCCCGGGTCATACAAATCATGGATGCCTTCCCATTCAGCCGACTGCGCCATGTTTATTTCAATAATGATCGATTTTGCATGCTGCGCAAACGATAACGAGTTGCCGACGGAAGTCGACGGGATGATCATCCCATCCTCCGTCACTGAAATCGCTTCCAAAATTGCAAAGTCAATCGGCTCGGTCACATTTGTGCGAATCCATTCCGCCGTATGGGACAGATGATGGTCGACAAAAAGGAGTTCCCCGTTATTAATGCCGTTGCGCATCGCCTTTTCCGCTTGGAATGGCAGTCTCTTTTTCACGATGCCCGCTTCAGCGAATAATTTATCGATATCCGAACCAAGGGAGGCCCCCGTGAATACGTTCACTTTAAACTTTTCCGTTTCAGCCCGTTTCACTAATGCCATTGGAACCGCTTTCGCGTCACCGGCACGCGTAAATCCGCTCAACCCTAATGTCATTCCGTCCTTAATCCAAGAAGCAGCCTCTTCAGGCGTAACGACCAAATCTCTCAATTTTTCAATCCTGATACGATTCAAATGGTTATCCATTAACTAGCGCCCCTTTTCATAACTTTTAGATAATCGTATCGTATCTTACGGAATGATAGGGGTTTCTTGAATGAAAGACGGTATTTACGAACAAATGCTCATATCCTTTGTCCAAAGCAGCATTTTTCCGTCTTAGAAGCCCAAAAGCTTCCGGAAATAGCTGGAATATGATTGACTGACCGGAATTTGTGAGCCATCTTTCATGGAAAGCATGAACGTCGAATGGGTATCCGGGTAGATGGCTTTGATTTGTGTCACGTTGACGATGAATGACCGATGGCAACGGACGAACATCTCATGCGGCAGGACGAATTCGAAGTTTTGCAATGAATTCCGGTGGGTACCAGTAATGTGATCGGCGACAACGACTGTTTTCCGATCCCGCACTTCGATATACTTCACTTCGGAAAAAGGGACAGGCACCCATCCATCCTGCGTTTTCACAGTTACAACCGATTTCCCTTCCGTGTACGCCGGATAGATGGCAACGACGCATCCGTCCAAAACGCCATTATCATGGAACGGAACCGCCATGCCATGATACGGCACCCCGAACACATCCCGGTTGATGAATTCGGAAACCTTCTGCCCTTCCGTAAGTGCCTTATAGGCAATCGTCCCTTCCCGTACAGGGTCACCCGGCCGGATTTTCAAATCGATCCGCTTGCTCGGCCGGTAGTAAATATATTCTTTTGTATTTGAGACGACAATTGAAATTTCATCCGCAAATAACTCGCCGACAACGTCGAGGAGTGAGTCCAAGTTCAACAAGTATTACCAAGCCCCTTTCTTGCTTCACATACTACTATTATAAGTTTTCATGTACAACATTCAAAATTTCAATTATAATGGAAGGCAATCTAAACTAAAAATTTAGACTTAACTGAAACTAAAGAATAAGGGGGAGAAAGTATGCATATTCGGGATTTGATTGTAGAAAGACTAGGTGTCGCTACCGTAAAGGTAGACCAAAGCGTATCTGAAACACTAGCAAAAATCAACGAGACAGGATACCGCTGCATCCCTGTCGTAGACAACGACGATGCCTACAAAGGGATGATCTACAAAGTCGATCTACTGTCCTATCTTTATGAAGATAAGGGGGATGGCAATAAACCGATCGATTTCTTGTTAGAACACCAAGACATCTACTTATATGAGGACGCTTCATTTTTAAGCGCCTTGCTTAAAATTAAATCATTGCCTTTTATCAGCGTCGTAAAGAATGGCAAGCTGCTCGGAATTTTGACGCATAACAAAGTCGAAAGCGTCCTGGAAGACGCCTTCGGATTAAAGACCGGCGGAATCAACATCACACTTGCCTCGACCGAAGCGCGGGGCATGATCAGAAAGTTGACGACAACGCTGAAGGACGAAAACATCGAAGGTATGCTCACACTCGACAACGGCTCCGCCCTCGCACGGAGAGTCGTCCTCACCCTCGAAGACGGAAAATCCGACGAAGAAATGGCCAAATTACGTGATAGACTCGAAAAACACGGATTCCGGATTTTGCAAATGCATCGGATTGAACCGAAATAACCAAAAGCGGAGGCGGCCGTTCAGCGACGTACAAACTGGAAGCCCCTCGGACGAGATAAAGGAAACACGGAGAGCGCAAGCGATCCGATGTTGACTTATCGCAGGGAGAGAGGCTGAAGTTTGCTAGTCGATGGCCGCCGAAGCTAGATGATAGCCACACAAAAAGGCTGTTTCCACGTCGCAATTGACATCGGAAACAGCCTTTTCTTATGCCATCTCGCTTTCCGGCTTCGGCACCATTCTCAACAGAATGCCCCCGATGATGAACAGAATGACAAGACTGAACACGCCGTACGCGGAACTGCCTGTCAGTGTCGCAGTGACTGCGAGCAATAAAGGTCCCATGACAGACGCGAATTTACCGAAGATATTATAGAAGCCGAAGAACTCATTGGATTTCTCTTTCGGCACAAGTTGAGCGAAATAGGAACGGCTTAACGCCTGTACGCCCCCTTGCGATGTGGCGACTAGCATAGCCAAAATCCAGAAATCCAACGTTGTCGAAAGGAAAAACGCATAAATACAGACGATGATATAGACAAAGATCCCGACGTACAACATTGATTTCACTGAGTATCGCTGTGCAAGTCTTCCATAAAGAATCGAGAACGGTGCTGCAACGACTTGGGTGACGAACAGGACGATGAGAAGGTCTGTCGGTTGGATGCCCAGATCCGTTCCATATGCCGTCGACATCGAAATGATAGTACCGACCCCATCGATATAAAAGAAGTACGCTAACAAGAAGATGAAAACAGTTCTATATTTCTTAATTTCCTTGAACGTTTCACCGAGCCGGCGGAAACTGCTTGCTAAAATCTTCGGCTCCCGTTCAATTGCGTGAACTTGAACAACATTTTTCAGCATCGGTATCGTAAAGGTGAACCACCAAATTCCCGTAATGACAAAAGCTATCTTACTTGCGACGGTTGCTGAAAGAGGAATCACTTCTTTTGAT containing:
- a CDS encoding amino acid ABC transporter ATP-binding protein is translated as MIKTMNLHKSFGDLEVLKGIDIDINPGEVVVLVGVSGSGKSTLLRCLNFLEKAQEGDILIDGRKIDRKKDDLSNVRAEVGMVFQHFNLFPHKTVLENIMEAPLIVKKADKEKAKQLALALLDKVGLSDKADVYPNKLSGGQKQRVAIARALAMEPKALLFDEPTSALDPELVGEVLGVMQDLANDGMTMVVVTHEMKFAKEVADRIIMLDEGRIIEDADPETFFNHSTNERTKQFLEMVDL
- a CDS encoding amino acid ABC transporter permease, with amino-acid sequence MRTYEGFLKAALVTLKITAIAIVLGTVFGIIFALMKISRSKILQTIANLYITLIRGTPLIVQIMFLYYGITSIVVLSNFWAGAIALGVHNGAYIAEIFRGAIQGVDRGQREASLALGMNRTQAMRRIIFPQALRRAIPPLGNQFIITMKDSSLVYVIGVTELFGLANREAAATFMPFETFLVVGLYYLILVLIFTWLLKLYENRLNVDGS
- a CDS encoding transporter substrate-binding domain-containing protein gives rise to the protein MGKWKTLLFLLIAATLVLAACGNDKTEANDDGYRLVEKGKLTYAASGLYKPFNFEENGELTGFDMEIGAEIAERMGLEPNPVTNPFETILQGLVANKYDAIIGSMAYTKKRAEQAAFTEPYYYSGGMIWVAEDNNEIKSPEDLKGKKIGVIAQSTYEEPAKELSDNLQYYSSDVVALKDLTVEDRLDAVITSDIVGFEAKDNGFAIKEVGTPLWVEQPSVAVKKDNEELRDAIDKALKEMIDDGTYEEISQKWFGRNLLDIDLENAELLE
- the mgtE gene encoding magnesium transporter encodes the protein MTLQGDEEEVSRAIVHVLKEGQKDTFLKIISELTPYEISMHYRGLPRKRRILFLEWLSLDQLVALLRYLTRNEQLRVLKKIGPARSTELLEVLKSDDLAYLLSDLPSKEVDRLIAEMRDEEKKSIRKKMKYPKRSAGRAMISQYVWVHESYTVKKTVNKLKYFKDFADYLNYVYVIDDEKRLIGVASYRDLLLSNPDDAIANVMTTEIVKVHETTKQSDVAKMIGRHDFFSVPVVNDDDILVGIITADDVLDIVMREANEDIEMLFASGKEIDFHTRPFVAAYRRLPWLVLLLFIGLVSGSIIAKFEATLEAVVALAFFMPMIAGMTGNTGTQSLAVVVRGLVTEELTMKKTLSLVFRELLVGIMLGIICGAVISVIAYIWQGSFTLGLVVGSSLVATLIIGTLAGTIIPLILSKFKVDPAVASGPLITTINDILSLLIYFGIATMFISKLM
- a CDS encoding acetyl-CoA hydrolase/transferase family protein gives rise to the protein MDNHLNRIRIEKLRDLVVTPEEAASWIKDGMTLGLSGFTRAGDAKAVPMALVKRAETEKFKVNVFTGASLGSDIDKLFAEAGIVKKRLPFQAEKAMRNGINNGELLFVDHHLSHTAEWIRTNVTEPIDFAILEAISVTEDGMIIPSTSVGNSLSFAQHAKSIIIEINMAQSAEWEGIHDLYDPGKQGERNPIQLTKVDDRIGTIGIPIDVDRVKGIVFTHQLDSPSTITQPDRDTEIMAEHLLSFLRSEVEAGRLTNSLAPLQSGIGSQANAVLHGLLNSEFEDLEVYSEVLQDAVFDLMDAGKVRKASCASITLSQEKMDKVFNNLEQYRDKLIMRPQEISNHPEIIRRLGLISINTALELDIYGNVNSTHVTGTKMMNGIGGSGDFARNARLAIFVTKSIAKNGDISSIVPFVSHVDHTEHDVDVIVTEHGYADLRGLAPRERVGLIIANCAHPMYRSQLWEYYYEALERGGHTPHVLEKAFSWHMNLMQHGTMRPLTEKRI
- a CDS encoding LytTR family DNA-binding domain-containing protein — protein: MLNLDSLLDVVGELFADEISIVVSNTKEYIYYRPSKRIDLKIRPGDPVREGTIAYKALTEGQKVSEFINRDVFGVPYHGMAVPFHDNGVLDGCVVAIYPAYTEGKSVVTVKTQDGWVPVPFSEVKYIEVRDRKTVVVADHITGTHRNSLQNFEFVLPHEMFVRCHRSFIVNVTQIKAIYPDTHSTFMLSMKDGSQIPVSQSYSSYFRKLLGF
- a CDS encoding CBS domain-containing protein, which codes for MHIRDLIVERLGVATVKVDQSVSETLAKINETGYRCIPVVDNDDAYKGMIYKVDLLSYLYEDKGDGNKPIDFLLEHQDIYLYEDASFLSALLKIKSLPFISVVKNGKLLGILTHNKVESVLEDAFGLKTGGINITLASTEARGMIRKLTTTLKDENIEGMLTLDNGSALARRVVLTLEDGKSDEEMAKLRDRLEKHGFRILQMHRIEPK
- a CDS encoding MFS transporter, producing MGKGKYSKTEKSWMLYDWANSAYSIIITTAVFPIFYKSVATDAGVSLTQSTAYLGYTVAIATFILAMIGPILGTIADYRGLKKKFFFAFFLIGSLSTVSLAFVPEGTWLPLLVIYTITAIGFHGANIFYDAFLVDVTPEEKMDEVSARGFGLGYIGSTIPFIISIAIILLASKEVIPLSATVASKIAFVITGIWWFTFTIPMLKNVVQVHAIEREPKILASSFRRLGETFKEIKKYRTVFIFLLAYFFYIDGVGTIISMSTAYGTDLGIQPTDLLIVLFVTQVVAAPFSILYGRLAQRYSVKSMLYVGIFVYIIVCIYAFFLSTTLDFWILAMLVATSQGGVQALSRSYFAQLVPKEKSNEFFGFYNIFGKFASVMGPLLLAVTATLTGSSAYGVFSLVILFIIGGILLRMVPKPESEMA